Proteins encoded in a region of the Deltaproteobacteria bacterium genome:
- a CDS encoding glutaredoxin: MTTYKLPDRDVVMYARRGCGYCDAAAALLDERGIDYEHIDVTGDDAARRWLREVTGRHTVPQIFIKGRSIGGFTELSALDRSGELARLLSSSQ, encoded by the coding sequence ATGACGACCTACAAGCTTCCAGACCGCGACGTCGTGATGTACGCGCGGCGCGGCTGCGGCTACTGCGACGCCGCGGCGGCGCTGCTCGACGAGCGCGGAATCGACTACGAGCACATCGACGTGACGGGGGACGATGCGGCGCGGCGCTGGCTGCGGGAAGTGACCGGACGCCACACGGTGCCGCAGATCTTCATCAAGGGACGTTCGATCGGCGGCTTCACCGAGTTGAGCGCGCTGGATCGCTCCGGGGAGCTGGCGCGGTTGCTGTCGTCGTCGCAGTGA